A genomic segment from Glycine max cultivar Williams 82 chromosome 1, Glycine_max_v4.0, whole genome shotgun sequence encodes:
- the LOC100812089 gene encoding cytochrome P450 87A3, with product MWALFLGALVIIGITHWVYRWRNPSCNGKLPPGSMGFPLLGETLQFFSPNTNSGIPPFIKQRMKRYGPIFKTNLVGRPVVVSTDPDLNHFIFQQEGQVFQSWYPDTFTEIFGRQNVGSLHGFMYKYLKNMVLNLFGPESLKKMLPELEQTTCRTLEQWSCENSVELKEATARMIFDLTAKKLISYDSTKSSENLRENFVAFIQGLISFPLDIPGTAYHKCLQGRKRAMKMLKNMLQERRRMQRKEQTDFFDYVVEELKKEGTILTEAIALDLMFVLLFASFETTSLALTYAIKLLSDNPVVLKRLQEEHEAILKQREDPNSGVTWKEYKSMTFTFQFINETVRLANIVPGIFRKALREINFKGYTIPAGWAVMVCPPAVHLNPAKYHDPLAFNPWRWEGVELHGASKNFMAFGGGMRFCVGTDFTKVQMAMFIHSLLTKYRWRPIKGGNILRTPGLQFPNGFHVQIMEKDQRKQEPEYTTTN from the exons atgtgggCTCTTTTTCTTGGAGCATTGGTTATTATAGGCATAACACATTGGGTTTATAGATGGAGAAATCCTAGTTGCAATGGCAAACTCCCTCCAGGTTCAATGGGTTTCCCCCTTCTGGGTGAGACCCTTCAGTTTTTCTCCCCTAACACCAATTCTGGAATTCCTCCTTTCATCAAGCAGAGAATGAAAAG GTATGGACCAATCTTCAAGACCAACTTGGTTGGACGACCAGTTGTAGTATCAACGGACCCTGATCTTAATCACTTCATCTTCCAACAAGAGGGGCAAGTGTTCCAAAGCTGGTACCCAGACACATTCACAGAAATCTTTGGGCGACAAAATGTTGGCTCCTTACATGGGTTTATGTATAAGTACCTTAAGAACATGGTGCTCAATCTGTTTGGTCCTGAAAGCCTTAAAAAGATGCTCCCAGAACTTGAACAAACAACGTGCAGAACATTAGAGCAGTGGTCATGTGAGAACAGTGTTGAATTGAAGGAAGCAACAGCAAGG ATGATATTTGATTTGACCGCGAAAAAACTCATCAGTTATGATTCAACAAAGTCCTCGGAGAATTTAAGGGAAAACTTTGTTGCATTTATCCAAGGACTCATCTCCTTCCCCCTAGACATTCCAGGAACAGCTTATCACAAATGCCTGCAG GGTAGGAAAAGGGCAATGAAGATGCTGAAGAACATGCTGCAGGAAAGACGGAGAATGCAAAGGAAAGAGCAAACAGATTTCTTTGACTATGTTGTTGAAGAACTTAAGAAAGAGGGAACAATCCTCACTGAAGCGATCGCCCTGGACCTCATGTTTGTGCTCCTCTTTGCAAGCTTTGAAACCACTTCTCTCGCTCTCACTTATGCCATAAAATTACTCTCGGACAATCCCGTAGTGCTCAAGCGATTACAA GAAGAACATGAAGCCATCCTCAAACAACGTGAAGATCCTAACTCCGGAGTCACGTGGAAAGAATACAAATCAATGACATTCACATTTCAG TTCATAAATGAAACCGTGAGACTCGCAAATATTGTTCCAGGAATCTTCCGAAAGGCACTGagggaaattaattttaagg GATATACGATACCAGCAGGTTGGGCAGTGATGGTGTGTCCCCCGGCTGTGCACTTGAATCCAGCTAAATATCATGATCCCCTTGCTTTCAACCCATGGAGATGGGAG GGAGTGGAACTACATGGTGCCAGCAAAAATTTCATGGCTTTCGGCGGAGGCATGAGATTTTGTGTTGGAACGGACTTCACTAAAGTTCAGATGGCTATGTTTATTCATAGCTTGTTAA